The following proteins are encoded in a genomic region of Rubrobacter xylanophilus DSM 9941:
- a CDS encoding cation diffusion facilitator family transporter: protein MRDRDALEASEQGIRAVKLSFAVLALTAVLQLAVALVSGSAALLADTAHNFGDALTALPLWLAFALSRRPPSRTHTYGYGRAEDLAGAAIVGIILLSALVCGYESATKLLEGSGVRGAGWVALAAAAGFAGNELAARLRISVGRRIGSAALVADGQHARTDGLTSLAVLAGAAGAWLGYPVVDPLVGLGITAAILHIVRDSARPVWRRLMDAVEPGTVEALEEAASGMPEVLRVEEVRARWTGHSLQAEVRVRVEPDLPAGRLGDLSGRLAAAARKRLPRLERVLLEPVPDRPGDV, encoded by the coding sequence GTGAGGGACCGGGACGCCCTCGAGGCGAGCGAGCAGGGCATCCGGGCGGTCAAGCTCTCCTTCGCCGTCCTCGCCCTCACCGCCGTTCTCCAGCTCGCGGTCGCGCTCGTCTCCGGCTCGGCGGCGCTCCTGGCCGACACCGCGCACAACTTCGGCGACGCGCTCACCGCGCTCCCGCTGTGGCTGGCCTTCGCCCTCTCCCGCAGGCCCCCGAGCCGCACCCACACCTACGGCTACGGCCGGGCAGAGGATCTGGCCGGCGCCGCGATAGTCGGGATCATCCTGCTCAGCGCCCTCGTCTGCGGCTACGAGTCGGCAACCAAGCTCCTGGAGGGCTCGGGGGTGCGCGGCGCGGGCTGGGTCGCGCTGGCCGCGGCGGCGGGCTTCGCGGGCAACGAGCTGGCGGCCCGCCTGCGCATCTCGGTCGGGCGCAGGATAGGCAGCGCCGCGCTGGTCGCCGACGGGCAGCACGCCCGCACCGACGGCCTCACCTCGCTCGCGGTGCTCGCGGGGGCGGCGGGCGCCTGGCTCGGCTACCCGGTCGTGGACCCGCTGGTGGGGCTCGGGATCACGGCCGCCATCCTCCATATAGTCCGGGACTCGGCCCGGCCGGTGTGGCGGCGCCTGATGGACGCCGTGGAGCCCGGAACGGTCGAGGCGCTCGAGGAGGCGGCCTCGGGGATGCCGGAGGTGCTGCGGGTGGAGGAGGTGCGGGCCCGCTGGACGGGGCACTCCCTCCAGGCCGAGGTGCGCGTCCGCGTGGAGCCCGACCTGCCCGCCGGGCGGCTCGGCGACCTCTCCGGACGCCTCGCCGCGGCCGCCCGGAAGCGGCTGCCCCGCCTGGAGAGGGTGCTGCTCGAGCCCGTCCCCGACCGCCCCGGCGACGTATAA
- the tsaA gene encoding tRNA (N6-threonylcarbamoyladenosine(37)-N6)-methyltransferase TrmO has product MSGRVELSPIGYVRTRPGRVPRSWTTSGVEGVLEVLPEYAEGLRDLREGERILVVFHFHQSPPFGPEHLRQTPPHREGPVGVFSTCSPLRPNPVGVSVLEVLGVEGRCVRVRGLDMLDGTPVLDIKPHVAADPSHPCRRERA; this is encoded by the coding sequence ATGAGCGGGAGGGTGGAGCTCTCCCCCATCGGGTACGTCCGGACCCGCCCCGGGCGGGTGCCGCGCAGCTGGACCACCTCCGGGGTGGAGGGGGTGCTCGAGGTGCTCCCCGAGTACGCGGAGGGGCTGCGCGACCTCCGGGAGGGGGAGAGGATCCTGGTGGTCTTCCACTTCCACCAGAGCCCGCCCTTCGGGCCGGAGCACCTGCGGCAGACCCCGCCGCACCGGGAGGGGCCGGTCGGGGTCTTCAGCACCTGCTCCCCCCTCCGCCCCAACCCGGTGGGCGTCTCGGTGCTGGAGGTGCTCGGGGTGGAGGGGAGATGCGTGCGGGTGAGGGGGCTGGACATGCTGGACGGCACGCCGGTCCTGGACATCAAGCCGCACGTCGCCGCCGACCCCTCCCACCCCTGCCGGCGGGAGAGGGCGTGA
- a CDS encoding GNAT family N-acetyltransferase, which yields MRELRTRRLRLRPFERKDLAALARIASEEETRGFLCDGERGPGEVREALEGWLESYREGFGQLAMILQEGGRLIGHCGLERRGERAVLSYALHKDHWCRGLAPEACREVLRYGFEELGLEEVWTATRPENRAWRGMMERLGMGLREEGPGEVRYAVSRGAFLRRPAAAGA from the coding sequence TTGAGGGAGCTGAGGACCCGCAGGCTGCGGCTGCGGCCGTTCGAGAGAAAGGATCTCGCGGCGCTCGCCCGGATAGCCTCCGAGGAGGAGACCCGGGGCTTTCTGTGCGACGGGGAGCGAGGCCCCGGCGAGGTGAGGGAGGCGCTGGAGGGCTGGCTCGAGAGCTACCGGGAGGGCTTCGGGCAGCTGGCCATGATCCTGCAGGAGGGCGGCCGGCTCATCGGCCACTGCGGGCTCGAGCGCCGGGGGGAGCGGGCGGTGCTCTCCTACGCCCTGCACAAAGACCACTGGTGCAGGGGGCTCGCCCCGGAGGCCTGCCGGGAGGTGCTGCGCTACGGCTTCGAGGAGCTCGGGCTGGAGGAGGTGTGGACGGCCACCCGGCCGGAGAACCGGGCCTGGCGCGGGATGATGGAGCGGCTCGGGATGGGGCTGCGGGAGGAGGGCCCCGGGGAGGTGCGCTACGCCGTCTCGCGCGGGGCCTTCCTCCGCCGGCCCGCGGCGGCGGGCGCATGA
- a CDS encoding ArsR/SmtB family transcription factor, with protein sequence MTHFRDAPAGERLLEPRDVLAGGPFPGVDERVAALMGALASPTRLRALFALLESGELSAGELSKAVGMRPSATSHQLRVLRDLGLVRRRREGRRCYYSLADAHLGVLLREALYHVDHARLGAARREER encoded by the coding sequence ATGACGCACTTCAGGGACGCGCCGGCGGGGGAGCGCCTGCTCGAGCCGCGGGACGTGCTGGCCGGGGGCCCCTTCCCCGGGGTGGACGAGCGGGTGGCGGCCTTGATGGGGGCTCTGGCGAGCCCCACCCGGCTGCGGGCGCTCTTCGCGCTGCTGGAGAGCGGGGAGCTCTCGGCCGGGGAGCTCTCCAAGGCGGTGGGGATGCGCCCTTCGGCGACCAGCCACCAGCTGCGGGTGCTGAGGGATCTGGGGCTGGTCCGGCGCCGGAGGGAGGGCCGCAGGTGCTACTACTCGCTCGCGGACGCCCACCTCGGGGTGCTGCTGCGGGAGGCGCTCTACCACGTGGACCACGCCCGGCTCGGCGCGGCCCGCAGGGAGGAGCGGTAG
- a CDS encoding class I SAM-dependent methyltransferase — protein sequence MSGRSGKRPAARGPLALIPAALALLAAGYALRARRRPAACPYRYRLAVSLPRPFLTRGRLRRALSPSPGERLLEVGPGTGYYALHAARWVAPGGTLHVLDLQQQMLDHTTRAAAAENLGNIIPARGDAQSLPYPEGHFDAAYLVATLGEIPDQDRALRELRRVLRPGGRLVVGELLPDPHMVPLATLRARAAAAGLRYEGRLGTRLGYYARFSVPEEI from the coding sequence GTGAGCGGCCGTAGTGGCAAGAGGCCCGCGGCGCGCGGGCCTCTTGCCCTGATCCCCGCCGCCCTCGCGCTGCTCGCGGCCGGGTACGCCCTCCGCGCCCGCCGCCGCCCCGCCGCCTGCCCCTACCGCTACCGGCTGGCCGTGAGCCTCCCCCGCCCCTTCCTCACCCGCGGCCGCCTGCGCCGCGCCCTCTCCCCCTCCCCCGGCGAGCGCCTCCTGGAGGTCGGCCCCGGCACCGGCTACTACGCCCTCCACGCCGCCCGCTGGGTAGCCCCCGGCGGCACCCTCCACGTCCTCGACCTCCAGCAGCAGATGCTCGACCATACCACGCGCGCGGCGGCCGCAGAGAACCTCGGCAACATCATCCCCGCCCGCGGCGACGCCCAGAGCCTCCCCTACCCGGAAGGCCACTTCGACGCCGCCTACCTCGTCGCGACCCTCGGCGAGATCCCCGACCAGGACCGCGCCCTGCGCGAGCTGCGCCGCGTCCTCAGGCCCGGCGGACGGCTCGTCGTCGGCGAGCTCCTCCCCGACCCGCACATGGTCCCCCTCGCCACCCTCCGGGCCCGGGCCGCGGCCGCCGGCCTCCGCTACGAGGGCCGCCTCGGTACCCGCCTCGGCTACTACGCCCGGTTCTCGGTGCCGGAAGAAATTTGA
- a CDS encoding S1C family serine protease, which yields MFGERRRQEEVLEEVIGRYRITLAAAAALLAALLLAGACSEENARQPHAPDQSAAQAAQNIPQDEPVARVAAKVEPSVVQVNTRAIQLTPFGPESQSGVGSGVIYREDGYIITNNHVVEGADEVNVAFADGSTERGRVVGSDPRTDIAVVKVDRDSLPAAAFSDAEPVVGQLAVAIGSPSGFESTVTAGVVSGLDREIPPQLTGTGYQIPSLTGLIQTDAAISPGSSGGALANRSGEIIGINVAYLPPQTGAESIGFAIPASVATSVADQLIESGEVRAPFLGIVPVDLTSQEAELYGLEVTSGALVARVEPGSPADEAGLRRGDIIVALDGTEIRSSGDLYSALRDYRPGDEVRLTVVRNGERQRIEVTLGERP from the coding sequence TTGTTCGGAGAGAGGCGCCGTCAGGAGGAGGTGCTGGAAGAGGTGATCGGAAGGTACAGGATAACGCTCGCGGCGGCCGCGGCGCTGCTCGCCGCGCTCCTCCTAGCGGGGGCCTGCTCGGAGGAGAACGCCCGGCAACCCCACGCCCCCGACCAGAGCGCCGCGCAGGCCGCCCAGAACATCCCGCAGGACGAGCCGGTGGCGCGGGTGGCCGCGAAGGTGGAGCCGAGCGTGGTGCAGGTCAACACCCGGGCCATCCAGCTCACCCCCTTCGGGCCGGAGAGCCAGAGCGGGGTGGGCAGCGGGGTCATCTACCGGGAGGACGGCTACATCATCACCAACAACCACGTGGTGGAGGGGGCCGACGAGGTGAACGTGGCCTTCGCCGACGGCTCCACCGAGCGCGGCCGGGTGGTGGGCTCGGACCCGCGCACGGACATCGCGGTGGTCAAGGTGGACCGGGACAGCCTCCCCGCCGCCGCCTTCAGCGACGCCGAGCCGGTCGTGGGCCAGCTCGCGGTGGCCATAGGCAGCCCCTCGGGCTTCGAGTCCACGGTGACCGCCGGGGTGGTGAGCGGGCTGGACCGCGAGATCCCGCCGCAGCTCACCGGCACCGGCTACCAGATCCCCTCGCTGACCGGCCTGATCCAGACGGACGCCGCGATCTCGCCGGGCTCCTCGGGCGGCGCCCTGGCGAACCGCTCCGGCGAGATCATCGGGATCAACGTGGCCTACCTGCCGCCCCAGACGGGGGCGGAGAGCATCGGGTTCGCGATCCCCGCCTCGGTGGCGACCTCGGTGGCCGACCAGCTCATCGAGAGCGGCGAGGTGCGCGCGCCGTTCCTGGGGATCGTGCCGGTGGACCTGACGAGCCAGGAGGCGGAGCTCTACGGCCTCGAGGTGACCTCGGGCGCCCTGGTGGCGCGGGTGGAGCCGGGGAGCCCGGCCGACGAGGCGGGCCTGCGCCGCGGCGACATCATCGTGGCGCTGGACGGCACGGAGATCCGCAGCTCCGGCGACCTCTACTCAGCCCTCAGGGACTACCGCCCGGGCGACGAGGTGCGCCTGACGGTGGTCCGCAACGGCGAACGCCAGAGGATCGAGGTGACCCTCGGTGAGCGGCCGTAG
- a CDS encoding ferredoxin:protochlorophyllide reductase (ATP-dependent) subunit B — MRLLRGVYEGPSAHGILHLAASVRGAQAVLRALPGENYFPAFYADRRRDGSLPPLTLSPMWRRPDDTRAPGELQRDLLRAAGRDGGVRNVLLARSEAALLSGEEPPGELTLPPHPETGRSPRLLPCGWQVPGMGETEAAELALEDLVRAHAAPQPRTAEPTANLFGPLALGRDAEAEYAEAERLLGLMGVGVNARVPLGAGEEELSRLTRAWVNVVLYREVAESATLYLQDEFGIPRVTTPMVGTSGTGAALRAAARVCELEARTVRQAIWGELSRTAKLPWYARLAPPEVFEDKSVFIFGDFTYALGLGYALSREVGLRVAGCGTYLTHLARDFAFHASTFTDAAFASDDPEEVARRIEGAAPDLLVGTELEREVAGSLGIPFLPFCPPAGERSFAPRPLMGYAGSSVLADALDGALRRVEEPREEAGPPEIPWTEEALEELAGVPVFLRGRARRLAEERARELGSPEVTRAIFLESRL; from the coding sequence ATGAGGCTGCTGCGGGGCGTCTACGAGGGGCCGTCCGCGCACGGCATCCTCCACCTGGCGGCGAGCGTTCGGGGGGCGCAGGCGGTGCTGCGCGCCCTGCCCGGCGAGAACTACTTCCCCGCCTTCTACGCCGACCGCCGGCGCGACGGCTCGCTGCCCCCGCTGACGCTCAGCCCGATGTGGCGGCGCCCGGACGACACCCGGGCGCCGGGGGAGCTGCAGCGGGACCTGCTGCGGGCCGCTGGCCGCGACGGGGGGGTCAGAAACGTCCTGCTCGCCCGCTCGGAGGCGGCGCTGCTCTCGGGCGAGGAGCCGCCCGGGGAGCTCACCCTCCCCCCGCACCCGGAGACGGGCCGGAGCCCGCGCCTCCTCCCCTGCGGCTGGCAGGTTCCGGGGATGGGCGAGACGGAGGCCGCGGAGCTGGCGCTCGAGGATCTGGTGCGGGCCCACGCCGCCCCCCAGCCGCGCACCGCCGAGCCCACGGCGAACCTCTTCGGCCCGCTCGCGCTGGGCCGGGACGCCGAGGCCGAGTACGCCGAGGCCGAGCGGCTGCTGGGCCTGATGGGGGTGGGGGTCAACGCCCGGGTGCCGCTGGGGGCGGGGGAGGAGGAGCTCTCGCGCCTGACCCGGGCCTGGGTCAACGTGGTCCTCTACCGGGAGGTGGCCGAGTCGGCGACGCTCTACCTGCAGGACGAGTTCGGCATCCCGCGGGTCACCACCCCCATGGTGGGGACGTCGGGGACCGGGGCGGCGCTGCGGGCGGCGGCCCGGGTGTGCGAGCTGGAGGCCAGGACGGTGCGGCAGGCTATCTGGGGCGAGCTCTCGCGCACGGCGAAGCTGCCGTGGTACGCGCGGCTGGCCCCGCCGGAGGTCTTCGAGGACAAGAGCGTCTTCATCTTCGGGGACTTCACCTACGCGCTGGGGCTGGGCTACGCGCTCTCGCGGGAGGTGGGGCTCCGGGTGGCGGGCTGCGGCACCTACCTCACCCACCTGGCCCGCGACTTCGCGTTCCACGCCAGCACCTTCACCGACGCCGCCTTCGCCTCCGACGACCCCGAGGAGGTGGCCCGGAGGATCGAGGGCGCCGCCCCCGACCTGCTGGTGGGGACGGAGCTGGAGAGGGAGGTCGCCGGGTCGCTGGGGATCCCGTTCCTCCCCTTCTGCCCGCCCGCGGGCGAGCGCTCCTTCGCCCCGCGGCCGCTGATGGGCTACGCGGGCTCGAGCGTGCTGGCCGACGCGCTGGACGGGGCGCTCCGGCGGGTGGAGGAGCCCCGGGAGGAGGCCGGGCCGCCGGAGATCCCGTGGACGGAGGAGGCGCTGGAGGAGCTGGCCGGGGTGCCGGTGTTCTTGCGGGGGAGGGCGCGGCGGCTGGCGGAGGAGCGGGCGCGGGAGCTGGGCTCCCCGGAGGTGACGCGCGCCATCTTTCTGGAGTCCCGCCTCTGA
- a CDS encoding nitrogenase component 1: MTVLNESGVPDVLPPLGAAGGLAERLPGLLVVVAGTRSEAHLLRCVPPPPAPGTFPPPRSPRVLSLVLDPEDPPEQGRVASGTVEAAAGFRGLEAVLLVAGRSARRLGVDAGLEARLAARRLELPVLAVDPDEPYPVPGVLATDLEDRALAALAGLCPEGKAGVPARREEGGAAKGGGLLASLLGRGGGEERREPLRRPVVLLGAVHSPGSGREVASELARDGVEVAGSLPPGGPWELPPLGEGTLVAALDPNLGAALEAAGRRGAGVVRTLCPIGVDGTARFIQEVADAAGSTTSELGRARAVWQELQPLRNRIRGKRIFFAGDTGLEVPLARFLADAGAVVLEVGAPRLDRRLLSEELRALGPDVDVVESPDWRGQLERIERSRPDLVVASPGLYAALVARGQLCRCSRDFLRLGVHGYGGARRVLEFLVRALDRAEALDSATNL; this comes from the coding sequence TTGACCGTACTCAACGAGTCTGGGGTTCCTGACGTGCTCCCCCCGCTCGGCGCCGCGGGGGGGCTCGCCGAGCGGCTGCCCGGTCTCCTGGTGGTGGTGGCGGGCACCCGCTCGGAGGCCCACCTGCTCCGCTGCGTCCCTCCGCCCCCGGCCCCCGGCACCTTCCCGCCGCCGCGCAGCCCGCGGGTCCTCTCCCTGGTGCTCGACCCGGAGGACCCGCCGGAGCAGGGCAGGGTGGCCTCCGGGACGGTGGAGGCCGCGGCGGGCTTCAGGGGGCTCGAGGCGGTGCTCCTGGTGGCGGGCCGGTCGGCGCGCCGGCTGGGGGTGGACGCGGGGCTCGAGGCGCGCCTCGCCGCCCGGCGCCTGGAGCTGCCGGTGCTCGCGGTGGACCCGGACGAGCCCTACCCGGTCCCGGGGGTGCTGGCCACGGACCTGGAGGACCGGGCGCTGGCGGCGCTCGCGGGGCTGTGCCCGGAGGGGAAGGCCGGGGTGCCGGCGCGCCGGGAGGAGGGAGGGGCGGCCAAGGGCGGGGGGCTGCTCGCGAGCCTCCTGGGCCGGGGGGGCGGGGAGGAGCGCCGGGAGCCCCTGCGGCGGCCGGTGGTGCTGCTCGGGGCGGTGCACTCCCCCGGCTCGGGGCGGGAGGTGGCCTCCGAGCTGGCCCGCGACGGGGTGGAGGTGGCCGGCTCGCTCCCGCCCGGGGGGCCGTGGGAGCTCCCGCCCCTCGGCGAGGGGACGCTCGTCGCCGCGCTGGATCCCAACCTGGGGGCGGCGCTCGAGGCCGCCGGGCGGCGCGGGGCCGGGGTGGTGCGGACGCTGTGCCCCATCGGGGTGGACGGCACGGCCCGGTTCATCCAGGAGGTGGCGGACGCCGCCGGGTCCACCACCAGCGAGCTGGGGAGGGCGCGGGCGGTCTGGCAGGAGCTGCAGCCCCTGCGCAACCGCATCCGGGGCAAGAGGATCTTCTTCGCCGGGGACACGGGGCTGGAGGTGCCGCTGGCCCGCTTTCTGGCCGACGCGGGGGCGGTGGTGCTGGAGGTCGGGGCCCCGCGGCTGGACCGGCGGCTGCTCTCGGAGGAGCTGCGGGCGCTGGGGCCGGACGTGGACGTGGTGGAGTCGCCGGACTGGAGGGGGCAGCTGGAGCGCATAGAGCGCTCGCGCCCCGACCTGGTGGTGGCGAGCCCGGGCCTGTACGCGGCGCTGGTGGCGCGGGGGCAGCTCTGCCGCTGCTCGCGGGACTTTCTGCGGCTCGGGGTGCACGGCTACGGCGGCGCCCGCAGGGTGCTGGAGTTCCTGGTACGCGCCCTGGACCGGGCCGAGGCGCTGGACTCCGCGACGAACCTATGA
- a CDS encoding DeoD-type purine-nucleoside phosphorylase: MPVHVRAEPGDFAESVLLPGDPLRAEYIARTFFESPRLVTRERGMLGYTGSYRGRPVSVQATGMGCPSAAIVVEELVQLGARNLLRVGTCGGYHRELQLGDLVVATAAAPQDGTVSSLTRGVPYAPAAHFDVVHAAYHAAERSGRRTFMGPVVSSDLFYDPVEDPAGLWSRLGVLAVEMEAAAIFTIAAMRGARAGCLLTVSDTIGEEVVRISDEDLRAAVDNMVELALDTLHGLN; this comes from the coding sequence ATGCCGGTACACGTGCGTGCGGAGCCCGGGGACTTCGCCGAGAGCGTCCTGCTCCCGGGCGACCCGCTGCGGGCCGAGTACATAGCCAGGACCTTCTTCGAGAGCCCCCGCCTGGTCACCCGGGAGCGCGGCATGCTCGGCTACACCGGCTCCTACCGGGGCAGGCCCGTCTCGGTGCAGGCCACCGGGATGGGCTGCCCGAGCGCCGCCATCGTGGTGGAGGAGCTCGTCCAGCTCGGGGCCCGCAACCTGCTGCGGGTGGGCACCTGCGGCGGCTACCACCGGGAGCTGCAGCTCGGGGACCTCGTGGTGGCCACCGCCGCCGCCCCGCAGGACGGCACCGTCTCCTCCCTCACCCGCGGCGTCCCCTACGCCCCGGCCGCCCACTTCGACGTCGTGCACGCCGCCTACCACGCCGCCGAGCGCTCGGGGCGCCGGACCTTCATGGGGCCGGTGGTCAGCTCCGACCTCTTCTACGACCCGGTGGAGGACCCGGCCGGGCTCTGGAGCCGGCTCGGGGTGCTGGCGGTGGAGATGGAGGCGGCCGCCATCTTCACCATAGCCGCCATGCGCGGGGCGCGCGCCGGCTGCCTGCTGACCGTCTCGGACACCATCGGCGAGGAGGTCGTCAGGATCAGCGACGAGGACCTGCGCGCCGCGGTGGACAACATGGTGGAGCTGGCGCTCGACACCCTGCACGGCTTAAACTAG
- a CDS encoding thymidine phosphorylase: protein MSDILEAIERKKRGGELPEPLIRSVVSGYTAGEIPDYQMAALLMAIFIRGMSYGETLALTRAMADSGRRYSFPECVDKHSTGGVGDKVSLTALPLAAACGAPVAKLSGRGLGITGGTVDKLESIPGLSCALTEERFRRQVEEVGLAIAEAGELAPADRAIYALRDATGTVDSLPLIGSSIVSKKAATGAGHLLYDVKCGSGAFMRTRREARELAGLLVRLSADLGIRASAVISDMSHPLGRAVGNALEVRESLRFLRGEGAPEDLAAVARAVAVRLLELKGVPEPERAVERALASGQAYELFARFVRAQGGDEGALERLPLSPRVREVRSPAAGHVERFDALGVGRAALLLGAGRRKKGDPVDHGAGVELLVGPGERVEEGQAVARLYGDRDAERAAGLVAGALRLSPEPAPPPPAILDSL, encoded by the coding sequence GTGAGCGACATCCTCGAGGCCATAGAGAGGAAGAAGCGGGGCGGGGAGCTCCCCGAGCCCCTCATCCGCTCCGTGGTGTCGGGCTACACCGCCGGCGAGATCCCAGACTACCAGATGGCCGCCCTGCTCATGGCCATCTTCATCCGGGGGATGAGCTACGGGGAGACCCTCGCCCTCACCCGCGCGATGGCCGACTCCGGGCGGCGCTACTCCTTCCCGGAGTGCGTGGACAAGCACTCCACCGGGGGGGTCGGGGACAAGGTCAGCCTCACCGCCCTCCCGCTGGCCGCCGCCTGCGGGGCGCCGGTGGCCAAGCTCTCCGGGCGGGGCCTGGGGATCACCGGCGGGACCGTAGACAAGCTGGAGTCCATCCCCGGCCTGAGCTGCGCGCTCACCGAGGAGCGCTTCCGCAGGCAGGTGGAGGAGGTCGGGCTGGCCATCGCCGAGGCCGGGGAGCTCGCCCCCGCGGACAGGGCCATCTACGCCCTCCGGGACGCCACCGGCACGGTGGACTCGCTGCCCCTCATCGGGAGCTCCATCGTCTCCAAGAAGGCGGCCACCGGCGCCGGGCACCTGCTCTACGACGTGAAGTGCGGCTCCGGGGCGTTCATGCGCACCCGGCGGGAGGCCCGGGAGCTGGCCGGGCTCCTCGTCCGCCTCAGCGCGGACCTGGGCATCCGGGCGTCGGCCGTGATCTCGGACATGAGCCACCCGCTGGGCCGGGCCGTGGGCAACGCCCTGGAGGTGCGCGAGAGCCTCCGCTTCCTGCGGGGGGAGGGGGCGCCGGAGGATCTGGCGGCGGTGGCCCGCGCCGTCGCCGTCCGGCTGCTGGAGCTCAAGGGCGTGCCCGAGCCGGAGCGGGCCGTCGAGCGGGCGCTCGCGAGCGGGCAGGCCTACGAGCTCTTCGCCCGCTTCGTGCGGGCCCAGGGCGGGGACGAAGGAGCCCTGGAGCGCCTCCCGCTCTCCCCGCGGGTGCGCGAGGTCCGCTCCCCCGCCGCCGGCCACGTCGAGCGCTTCGACGCCCTCGGGGTGGGCCGCGCCGCCCTCCTGCTCGGGGCCGGGCGCCGGAAAAAGGGCGACCCGGTGGACCACGGGGCCGGGGTGGAGCTCCTGGTGGGCCCCGGGGAGCGGGTCGAGGAGGGGCAGGCGGTCGCCCGGCTCTACGGGGACCGGGACGCCGAGCGGGCCGCCGGGCTCGTCGCCGGGGCGCTGCGCCTCTCCCCCGAGCCCGCGCCACCGCCCCCTGCTATTCTGGATAGCCTCTAG